Proteins encoded within one genomic window of [Enterobacter] lignolyticus SCF1:
- the soxR gene encoding redox-sensitive transcriptional activator SoxR — protein MEKKSPRIKMLLTPGEVAKRSGVAVSALHFYESKGLIQSTRNAGNQRRYRRDVLRYVAIIKIAQRIGIPLSTISDAFGVLPEGHTLSAKEWKHLSSQWREELDRRIHTLVALRDQLDGCIGCGCLSRRDCPLRNPGDKLGEKGPGAHFMDDE, from the coding sequence ATGGAAAAGAAATCTCCCCGCATCAAAATGCTGCTGACGCCCGGCGAAGTGGCGAAGCGTAGCGGCGTTGCCGTCTCGGCGCTGCATTTCTATGAAAGCAAAGGGCTTATTCAGAGTACCCGCAATGCGGGCAACCAGCGGCGCTACCGCCGCGACGTGCTGCGCTATGTGGCGATCATCAAGATTGCGCAGCGCATTGGGATTCCGCTGTCCACCATCAGCGATGCCTTCGGGGTGCTGCCCGAAGGCCATACGCTCAGCGCCAAAGAGTGGAAGCACCTCTCGTCCCAGTGGCGCGAGGAGCTGGACCGGCGCATCCACACCCTGGTGGCGCTGCGCGATCAGCTTGACGGCTGTATCGGCTGCGGCTGCCTGTCGCGGCGGGACTGTCCGCTGCGCAACCCGGGCGATAAGCTCGGCGAGAAAGGGCCGGGCGCGCATTTTATGGATGACGAATAA
- a CDS encoding EAL domain-containing protein, giving the protein MNRSARRQMLRGVGLITVVLLPVMLALWFAQIRAEAETHAQLRTFAHLVLAKTEHVIRQADLARDAAEQYRGDICTPQHQQQMLNIIRGRLYVADLIYARDDRFLCSTAVRPDKPWIMPAANYHRKPDIAIYYYRNTPFYPGYNMTYMQRGQYVVVINPLSYGEVITDDASLAFGVYDTKTNEFFSSSENANLASFKSLIRDSDYAFERHDRFYTIALSPRRPIAIIVSSSNARYYQNFRHQATLTLPLGLICSMLILLVWSRTQQRFNAPKRLLMRALTRRQLCLHYQPIIDIKSNQCVGAEALLRWPGFDGPVMSPAEFIPLAEKEGFIEQITDYVVECVFTDLGFFLQNNPQLYISINLSASDFHSSRLISLISEKARQYRVRAQQIKIEVTERGFIDVPKTTPVIQAFRQAGYEVAIDDFGTGYSNLHNLYSLNVDILKIDKSFVDTLTTNSTSHLIVEHIIEMAQSLQLKAIAEGVETHEQAAWLLKRGVQYCQGWYFARAMPPQAFIQWLQRPVQQTVQAEI; this is encoded by the coding sequence ATGAATCGTAGTGCGCGACGTCAGATGCTGCGTGGGGTAGGGCTTATCACGGTGGTGCTGCTACCCGTGATGCTCGCGCTTTGGTTCGCGCAAATCCGGGCTGAGGCGGAAACGCATGCCCAGCTACGCACCTTCGCTCATCTGGTGCTGGCGAAAACGGAACACGTGATTCGTCAGGCGGATTTAGCCCGCGATGCGGCGGAGCAATATCGCGGCGATATCTGTACGCCGCAGCATCAGCAGCAGATGCTAAATATTATTCGCGGCCGTTTATATGTCGCCGACTTAATTTATGCCAGAGATGACCGGTTTTTATGCTCAACCGCCGTTCGGCCGGATAAACCCTGGATAATGCCTGCCGCCAATTACCACCGCAAACCCGATATCGCCATTTATTATTACCGTAATACGCCTTTCTATCCCGGCTATAACATGACCTATATGCAGCGGGGACAATACGTCGTGGTGATTAACCCGCTCTCCTATGGTGAAGTGATCACGGATGATGCGTCCCTGGCATTCGGCGTCTACGATACAAAAACTAATGAATTCTTCTCGAGCAGCGAGAATGCCAACCTGGCGTCATTCAAATCGCTGATCCGCGATAGCGACTACGCCTTTGAACGTCACGATCGGTTTTATACGATTGCGCTTTCGCCGCGACGTCCTATCGCTATTATTGTGTCATCGTCAAATGCGCGCTATTACCAGAACTTCCGCCATCAGGCGACGCTGACGCTGCCGCTCGGCCTGATTTGCAGCATGCTGATTCTGCTGGTGTGGTCGCGTACGCAGCAGCGGTTCAATGCGCCAAAGCGCCTGCTGATGCGGGCATTAACCCGGCGGCAGCTTTGCCTGCACTATCAGCCCATTATCGATATCAAATCCAACCAGTGCGTCGGCGCGGAGGCGCTGCTGCGCTGGCCCGGGTTTGACGGTCCGGTGATGAGCCCGGCGGAGTTTATTCCGCTGGCGGAAAAAGAGGGGTTTATCGAGCAGATAACCGACTATGTGGTGGAGTGCGTCTTTACCGACCTGGGCTTTTTCCTGCAAAACAACCCGCAGCTGTATATTTCGATTAATCTCTCGGCCTCGGATTTCCACTCTTCGCGGCTGATTTCGTTAATTTCGGAAAAGGCGCGGCAGTACCGGGTGCGGGCGCAGCAGATTAAAATCGAGGTCACCGAGCGGGGCTTTATCGACGTGCCGAAGACCACGCCGGTGATCCAGGCGTTTCGTCAGGCGGGCTATGAGGTAGCGATCGATGACTTCGGCACCGGTTATTCCAACCTGCACAATCTGTACTCGCTGAACGTAGATATCCTGAAAATTGATAAATCGTTCGTTGACACGCTCACCACCAACAGCACCAGCCACCTGATCGTCGAGCATATCATCGAGATGGCGCAGAGCCTGCAGCTCAAGGCGATTGCGGAGGGCGTCGAGACGCATGAGCAGGCCGCCTGGCTGCTCAAGCGCGGGGTGCAGTACTGCCAGGGGTGGTATTTTGCCCGGGCGATGCCGCCGCAGGCGTTTATACAGTGGCTTCAGCGCCCGGTGCAGCAGACCGTTCAGGCCGAAATCTGA
- a CDS encoding PTS mannose/fructose/sorbose/N-acetylgalactosamine transporter subunit IIC: MELTTVLLVALVAAFTGADSFAEQFQTYRPIVVGFLIGLVLGDVKTGLMVGAILELVFLGQTAAFGGAQPPNMVIGTVIGVTFTIVSGLDPKVSVALAVPFAILMQAIMTAFCTFLAVYMHKNDRYIETMNLSGFGRTQWTGLGLAFVLYFTVAFIPIYFGAEQASGFIKSLPEFVIHGLSVAGGILPAVGFAMLLKMMWKRQHILFLIGGFAAVSYLKMPILALAIFGACFAAYDFFSHQYRQQTMAKAVPETEEEEGI; encoded by the coding sequence ATGGAATTAACAACTGTCTTGCTCGTCGCGCTTGTTGCGGCATTTACCGGGGCTGATTCCTTTGCTGAACAGTTTCAAACCTACCGCCCGATTGTCGTTGGTTTTTTAATTGGTCTGGTATTAGGCGACGTTAAAACGGGTCTGATGGTCGGAGCGATTCTGGAACTTGTCTTCCTGGGGCAGACGGCCGCATTTGGCGGCGCCCAGCCGCCGAACATGGTTATTGGTACCGTTATTGGCGTCACATTCACCATTGTGAGCGGTCTGGACCCGAAAGTATCCGTCGCGTTGGCTGTTCCGTTCGCCATTCTGATGCAGGCCATCATGACCGCCTTTTGTACTTTCCTTGCGGTCTATATGCATAAGAACGACCGTTATATCGAAACCATGAATTTATCTGGGTTTGGTCGTACGCAATGGACGGGTCTGGGTTTAGCGTTCGTGTTGTATTTTACGGTTGCTTTCATTCCGATTTATTTCGGCGCAGAGCAAGCTTCCGGTTTCATCAAATCACTGCCTGAGTTTGTCATCCACGGCCTGAGCGTTGCCGGTGGGATCCTGCCTGCCGTTGGTTTCGCTATGCTGTTGAAAATGATGTGGAAGCGTCAGCATATTTTGTTCCTGATTGGCGGCTTTGCCGCAGTAAGCTACCTGAAGATGCCGATCCTCGCGTTAGCTATTTTCGGGGCTTGTTTCGCCGCTTACGATTTCTTTTCTCATCAATATCGTCAGCAAACCATGGCTAAAGCCGTACCAGAAACTGAAGAAGAAGAAGGGATCTAA
- a CDS encoding GntR family transcriptional regulator, with product MESKHLLPKYLQVSELILEEIRGLQEGDKLTPELMLKEKYQCSRSTIRSAIAYLIERGYLVSKQGIGNIVTIPMLREEVEPTLSFTQDVDKKGLEHKTIIEKVDFIKSGFIANVFGIAADEEFAVISRRRYVNDYLAVLEDTYLLKSTFNLLDIGHVEQVGLYRALDDIGMTGEMSIKEKLTPIILNEEQSKIFDVNEPTPMMSVIRIGSNEHGVFEYTVSITDAGILEFTRNMRRG from the coding sequence ATGGAATCTAAACATTTATTACCCAAATATTTGCAGGTTTCGGAGCTGATTCTTGAGGAAATCCGTGGCTTACAGGAAGGTGATAAGTTAACGCCGGAATTAATGCTGAAGGAAAAATACCAGTGCAGCCGTTCGACGATCCGTAGCGCAATCGCGTACCTCATCGAACGTGGCTATCTTGTGTCTAAACAGGGTATTGGGAACATCGTCACTATACCGATGCTTCGTGAAGAAGTTGAGCCCACGCTGAGCTTTACCCAGGATGTCGATAAGAAGGGGCTGGAGCATAAAACTATTATTGAGAAAGTCGATTTTATAAAATCCGGGTTTATTGCTAACGTCTTCGGCATTGCCGCAGATGAGGAATTTGCGGTTATTTCCCGGCGCCGCTATGTCAACGATTATCTGGCCGTGCTTGAAGATACCTATCTTTTAAAATCAACGTTTAATTTGCTCGATATTGGACATGTTGAACAAGTCGGTTTATATCGGGCCCTTGATGATATCGGTATGACGGGGGAGATGAGTATAAAAGAAAAACTCACGCCAATCATACTCAATGAAGAGCAAAGTAAAATTTTTGATGTGAACGAACCGACACCCATGATGAGCGTTATTCGTATTGGCTCAAATGAACATGGCGTTTTTGAATATACCGTTTCGATCACTGACGCAGGTATTCTTGAATTTACCAGAAATATGAGACGAGGTTAA
- a CDS encoding PTS sugar transporter subunit IIA — MKVSMIISGHGEFSQGLHSLVKGVFGDVDNLFTLPYAYDMSSVVFLGQLENLVTSQDEGSTVLMLTDMKGGTPFNKSVELKLKGYDIEVLTGTNFNMVAAAIDAREDAATIPELIEIVLEQGKESISAFVMKDAQISFEDTEDGI; from the coding sequence ATGAAAGTCAGCATGATTATTAGCGGCCACGGAGAGTTTTCGCAAGGGCTGCATAGCCTGGTGAAGGGAGTATTTGGCGATGTGGATAATCTTTTTACGCTTCCTTACGCATACGATATGTCTTCCGTTGTGTTCCTCGGGCAACTGGAAAACCTCGTCACCTCTCAGGATGAAGGCTCTACCGTTTTGATGCTGACTGATATGAAGGGTGGTACGCCATTTAATAAGTCAGTAGAGTTAAAACTTAAGGGTTATGACATAGAGGTCCTGACCGGTACAAATTTCAATATGGTTGCAGCGGCTATCGATGCGCGGGAGGATGCTGCGACAATACCTGAGCTTATTGAAATAGTGCTGGAACAGGGTAAGGAGTCGATATCTGCATTTGTTATGAAAGACGCGCAGATATCCTTTGAGGACACTGAAGATGGAATCTAA
- a CDS encoding YjcB family protein gives MASITASVVLLRWPLVSAGLMFLASTLNIQLRKSDFAGLAVISSCLGIAAACWFATGLLGITLVDIAAVWGNIKTVMIEAMNQTPPEWPMVLT, from the coding sequence ATGGCTTCAATTACCGCCAGCGTCGTACTGCTGCGCTGGCCGCTGGTAAGCGCCGGGCTGATGTTTCTGGCCAGCACGCTGAATATCCAGCTGCGTAAATCAGATTTTGCCGGTCTTGCCGTCATCAGCAGCTGCCTGGGCATCGCGGCGGCATGCTGGTTCGCCACCGGCCTGCTCGGCATCACGCTGGTTGATATCGCTGCCGTCTGGGGCAACATCAAAACCGTGATGATCGAGGCGATGAACCAGACGCCGCCGGAATGGCCGATGGTGCTGACCTGA
- a CDS encoding PTS system mannose/fructose/sorbose family transporter subunit IID, with translation MSDFIDQTEAPELTKADLNKVCWRSMLLNTSFNYERMQAGGVLYSMLPALKKIHRNPDDLKQSFNLHSEFFNTNTFVPTFAFGLALAAERKKAAPDVIRSIKISAMAPMAGLGDSLLWATAIPIIAGIAASLASHGNVFAPFFYLISFFVIQFSIRFGLMHFAYKNGTKAFANIKTVSEQLSRTATILGMTVIGGLMASYISITTPLTLDAGDMVVKLQSDLLDAVMPNLLPALVAATVFYAVKVKKAKPLMMIGIITVLSIVGAAVGIV, from the coding sequence ATGAGCGACTTTATCGACCAGACTGAAGCGCCTGAATTAACCAAAGCTGACTTAAACAAAGTATGCTGGCGCTCAATGCTATTAAACACCAGCTTCAACTACGAACGTATGCAGGCGGGCGGTGTGCTTTATTCGATGCTGCCTGCGCTGAAAAAGATTCACCGCAATCCTGACGATCTTAAGCAGTCTTTTAATCTGCACAGCGAGTTTTTCAACACCAACACGTTTGTCCCAACATTCGCCTTTGGTCTGGCTCTGGCGGCAGAACGCAAGAAAGCGGCTCCTGACGTTATTCGTAGTATTAAAATCAGTGCGATGGCGCCTATGGCGGGTTTAGGAGACTCGCTGCTGTGGGCGACAGCAATCCCTATTATTGCGGGTATTGCCGCAAGCCTGGCCAGCCACGGCAACGTATTTGCACCGTTCTTTTATCTGATCAGTTTCTTTGTTATTCAGTTTTCAATCCGGTTTGGTTTGATGCACTTTGCCTATAAAAATGGCACTAAAGCCTTTGCCAACATTAAGACCGTCTCCGAGCAGCTTTCACGCACGGCAACGATCCTGGGAATGACGGTGATAGGCGGTCTCATGGCGTCCTATATTTCGATAACGACGCCGCTAACGCTCGATGCCGGAGACATGGTGGTTAAGCTGCAGAGCGACTTACTGGATGCGGTAATGCCTAACTTATTACCCGCGCTGGTTGCCGCCACGGTGTTCTATGCAGTGAAGGTCAAAAAAGCCAAACCTCTGATGATGATTGGCATTATCACCGTGCTTTCAATTGTTGGCGCCGCTGTAGGAATTGTGTAA
- a CDS encoding 6-phosphogluconolactonase — MQLVQLTTQDDVAAHVAQQIAETITAKETASFILASGGTPTKAFDMVPSMLSQPASKAKVIKLDEWVGLSKSNENSCEQYLDEHVVKPWGITPENYIAFDGGVAPEAEVERIQNAMAAVQSPDLCIIGLGMNGHIGFIEPNDGLPVNVSKVDLHVASQSHPMVSGKHDVKFGISLGLQEIMSAKKVILMVTGEHKKEIFDKLLKSKITTSLPASLVKIHPNAEIVFSEDVL, encoded by the coding sequence ATGCAACTGGTTCAATTAACAACCCAGGATGATGTTGCGGCGCATGTGGCGCAACAAATTGCCGAAACAATCACGGCAAAGGAAACCGCTTCATTTATCCTGGCTTCAGGCGGTACGCCGACTAAAGCCTTTGATATGGTTCCATCCATGCTTTCGCAACCCGCGAGCAAAGCCAAAGTTATTAAGCTGGATGAGTGGGTCGGCCTTAGTAAGAGCAATGAAAATTCATGCGAGCAGTATTTAGATGAGCATGTTGTTAAACCCTGGGGAATTACACCAGAAAATTACATCGCCTTTGACGGAGGGGTCGCACCGGAAGCCGAAGTCGAACGTATTCAGAATGCGATGGCTGCCGTACAGAGCCCTGACCTGTGTATTATTGGTCTGGGAATGAACGGTCATATTGGTTTTATCGAACCAAACGACGGTTTGCCGGTGAATGTCAGTAAAGTTGATCTGCACGTAGCGTCCCAATCGCATCCGATGGTATCGGGAAAGCACGATGTTAAGTTTGGTATCTCCTTAGGTTTGCAGGAAATTATGTCGGCAAAAAAGGTGATATTAATGGTCACTGGCGAACATAAAAAAGAGATCTTCGACAAACTGCTGAAGAGTAAAATTACAACATCGCTGCCTGCATCGCTTGTGAAAATTCACCCAAATGCAGAAATCGTCTTCTCTGAAGATGTTCTGTAA
- a CDS encoding lytic transglycosylase F, which produces MNAISFSLQRFIIASVTCLTALLLVGAVRAAPAQDKPPKQEERETLEVNINDMLKPWKGDLPGMLDRRVIRVLTTYSKTFFFIDKGTQRGATHDIFIEFERGLNSKLAKENKLKQRHLKVRILFVPVARDQLFTALNEGKGDIAAANLTITPGRQAQVTFTEPLYPNVKELLISGPASPDVENLEALSGKTVFVRPSSSYYESLTALNAHFAKESRPPVTLEAAPEALEDEDLIEMLSAGLIPLIVVDRHKALFWKQVFPKIQVHENIVLRDNASIAWAVRKDDPQLLALLNTFIKENGQGSTVGNTILLRYLKDAKYVKNAAAEKERRKFLAMVELFKKYGEQYDVDWLLMAAQGYQESRLNQSVRSPVGAIGVMQVMPKTGKELKVGDIRSLDPNIHAGVKYMRWMIDQYYGDEPMTPLDKALFSFASYNAGPARIARLRVETQQRGFDPNIWFGNVEHLAAEKIGAETVTYVSNIYKYYIAYRLIMDEQARKQKATEESKSKLTAEKAKAP; this is translated from the coding sequence ATGAATGCCATCTCTTTCTCTTTGCAGCGATTCATTATCGCAAGCGTTACCTGTCTCACCGCCCTGCTGCTCGTCGGCGCCGTGCGCGCCGCGCCCGCGCAGGATAAACCGCCGAAGCAAGAGGAGCGTGAGACGCTGGAAGTCAACATCAACGATATGCTGAAACCCTGGAAAGGGGATCTTCCCGGTATGCTCGACAGGCGGGTGATCAGGGTATTGACCACCTACAGCAAGACCTTTTTCTTCATCGATAAAGGCACTCAGCGCGGCGCGACCCACGACATCTTTATTGAATTTGAGCGCGGCCTGAACAGCAAGCTCGCCAAAGAGAACAAGCTGAAACAGCGCCACCTGAAAGTACGCATCCTCTTTGTGCCGGTTGCGCGCGACCAGCTCTTCACCGCGCTCAACGAGGGTAAAGGCGATATCGCCGCCGCCAACCTCACCATCACCCCCGGTCGCCAGGCGCAGGTGACGTTTACCGAACCGCTCTACCCGAACGTGAAGGAGCTGCTGATTTCTGGCCCAGCCTCTCCCGACGTGGAGAACCTCGAGGCGCTTTCCGGTAAAACGGTATTTGTACGCCCGTCATCAAGCTACTACGAGAGCCTGACGGCGCTGAATGCCCATTTCGCCAAAGAATCGCGCCCGCCGGTGACCCTGGAGGCCGCTCCCGAAGCGCTCGAAGATGAAGATCTTATCGAGATGCTGAGCGCAGGACTGATTCCGCTGATCGTCGTCGATCGCCACAAGGCGCTTTTCTGGAAACAAGTGTTTCCAAAAATTCAGGTGCACGAAAACATCGTCCTGCGCGATAACGCCAGCATCGCCTGGGCGGTACGCAAAGACGACCCGCAGCTGCTCGCTCTGCTGAATACCTTCATTAAAGAAAACGGCCAGGGCAGCACGGTCGGCAATACCATTCTGCTGCGCTATCTCAAAGATGCTAAATACGTCAAAAACGCGGCGGCGGAGAAAGAGCGGCGTAAATTTCTGGCGATGGTGGAGCTGTTTAAAAAGTACGGCGAGCAGTATGACGTAGACTGGCTGCTGATGGCCGCCCAGGGCTATCAGGAATCACGCCTTAACCAGTCCGTCCGCAGCCCGGTGGGCGCCATTGGCGTCATGCAGGTGATGCCGAAAACCGGTAAAGAGCTCAAAGTCGGTGATATTCGCAGCCTGGACCCCAATATCCATGCCGGGGTGAAATACATGCGCTGGATGATAGACCAGTACTACGGCGACGAACCGATGACCCCCCTCGATAAGGCGCTTTTCTCATTTGCATCTTATAACGCCGGACCGGCGCGCATCGCCCGCCTGCGGGTAGAGACCCAGCAACGCGGTTTTGACCCTAACATCTGGTTTGGCAACGTCGAACATCTGGCCGCCGAGAAGATAGGCGCCGAAACGGTGACCTACGTCAGCAATATCTACAAATACTACATCGCCTACCGGCTCATTATGGACGAGCAGGCGCGTAAGCAGAAAGCGACAGAGGAATCTAAAAGCAAGCTGACGGCTGAAAAAGCAAAAGCCCCGTAA
- a CDS encoding PTS system mannose/fructose/N-acetylgalactosamine-transporter subunit IIB, with amino-acid sequence MVNIVHTRLDDRYIHGQVATGWIPHTQANLVVICNDAVAEDEMRKQLISIAAPEGVGVRYFSVQKTIDVIHQASQKQHILLMADNPLDALKLVENGVPIKELNLGNRAYSTAHDINVYKSYHVNHEEKLALDALVSKGVNVYYALTPNDSKQAYKG; translated from the coding sequence ATGGTGAATATCGTGCATACCCGCTTAGATGACCGCTACATTCACGGTCAGGTCGCGACGGGATGGATCCCACACACTCAGGCGAACCTGGTGGTTATCTGCAATGATGCTGTGGCTGAAGATGAGATGAGAAAACAGTTGATATCCATTGCCGCGCCGGAAGGTGTTGGGGTTCGCTATTTTTCGGTGCAAAAAACCATTGATGTCATTCACCAGGCATCGCAGAAGCAGCATATTTTGCTAATGGCCGATAATCCGCTGGATGCGCTAAAGCTGGTTGAAAACGGTGTGCCAATCAAAGAGCTCAATCTGGGGAATCGTGCCTATTCGACCGCTCATGACATCAATGTGTACAAGTCATATCACGTTAACCATGAAGAGAAATTGGCTCTGGACGCGCTGGTAAGCAAAGGCGTGAACGTCTATTACGCCCTGACCCCTAACGACAGCAAACAGGCATACAAAGGCTAA
- the soxS gene encoding superoxide response transcriptional regulator SoxS has translation MSHHDIIQTLIEWIDEHIDQPLNIDVVAKKSGYSKWYLQRMFRTVTHQTLGDYIRQRRLLLAAEALRTTQRPIFDIAMDLGYVSQQTFSRVFRREFDRTPSDYRHQISA, from the coding sequence ATGTCCCATCACGATATTATTCAAACGCTGATTGAATGGATTGATGAACATATCGATCAACCGCTTAACATTGACGTAGTCGCCAAAAAATCCGGCTATTCAAAATGGTATCTGCAGCGGATGTTCCGCACGGTGACGCATCAGACGCTGGGCGACTATATCCGCCAGCGACGCCTGCTGCTGGCGGCAGAAGCGCTAAGAACCACGCAGCGCCCGATTTTTGATATTGCGATGGATTTGGGGTATGTCTCGCAGCAGACCTTCTCGCGCGTATTCCGCCGCGAATTCGATCGTACGCCGAGCGACTACCGCCATCAGATTTCGGCCTGA
- the ssb1 gene encoding single-stranded DNA-binding protein SSB1 produces MASRGVNKVILVGNLGQDPEVRYMPSGGAVANITLATSESWRDKQTGEMKEQTEWHRVVLFGKLAEVAGEYLRKGSQVYIEGQLRTRKWTDQSGQEKYTTEVVVNVGGTMQMLGGRQGGGASAGGNMGGGQQQGGWGQPQQPQGGNQFSGGAQSRPQQQSAPAPSNEPPMDFDDDIPF; encoded by the coding sequence ATGGCCAGCAGAGGCGTAAACAAGGTGATTCTCGTCGGTAATCTGGGCCAGGACCCGGAAGTACGCTATATGCCGAGTGGTGGCGCAGTGGCCAACATTACGCTGGCTACTTCCGAATCCTGGCGTGACAAGCAGACCGGCGAAATGAAAGAGCAGACCGAGTGGCACCGCGTTGTGCTGTTCGGCAAGCTGGCTGAAGTTGCCGGCGAATACCTGCGTAAAGGTTCTCAGGTCTATATCGAAGGCCAGCTGCGCACCCGCAAATGGACCGATCAGTCCGGTCAGGAAAAGTACACCACTGAGGTGGTGGTCAACGTGGGCGGCACCATGCAGATGCTGGGCGGCCGTCAGGGCGGCGGCGCGTCGGCAGGCGGCAATATGGGCGGCGGCCAGCAGCAGGGCGGTTGGGGTCAGCCTCAGCAGCCGCAGGGCGGCAACCAGTTCAGCGGCGGCGCGCAGTCTCGCCCGCAGCAGCAGTCCGCTCCGGCACCGTCTAACGAACCGCCGATGGATTTCGACGACGATATTCCGTTCTGA